Proteins from one Oscillatoria nigro-viridis PCC 7112 genomic window:
- a CDS encoding tetratricopeptide repeat protein has translation MMEKANKRRGLITVVVVLSLIAFLGFSLVPILDSILKASQAQSQSTPTPTQTAQSGEKQSELLQAQARGYELVLQREPDNVTALRGLLQVRLELIGQGVGDIKDAIAPLEKLASLNPETTEYGILLAQAKERTGDREGAAQAYRSILASKPGEIKALQGLVNLLLVQQRPEAAIGLLQDTLKAAPAANLAKPESVDVTSVQLILGQVYAVQKRYEEAIAIYDESAKANPKDFRPTLGKAIVLKEQGKTDEAKTLFDRATQLAPPNYKDQINQLASGTPSPSPAAAKTPEPAASPSPEGALPKP, from the coding sequence ATGATGGAAAAAGCAAACAAGCGTCGTGGGTTGATTACTGTGGTGGTGGTGCTGTCGCTCATCGCTTTTTTGGGATTTTCCCTTGTGCCAATTTTGGACAGTATTCTCAAGGCCAGCCAAGCGCAAAGTCAGTCAACTCCAACGCCTACTCAGACGGCGCAGTCTGGGGAGAAGCAATCAGAGTTGCTGCAAGCTCAGGCTAGGGGATACGAATTGGTTTTGCAGCGGGAACCTGACAACGTAACGGCTTTGCGGGGATTGTTGCAGGTGCGGCTGGAGTTGATCGGGCAAGGAGTGGGGGACATTAAGGATGCGATCGCTCCTTTGGAAAAGTTGGCTTCGCTGAATCCTGAGACTACTGAATACGGGATTTTGCTGGCTCAGGCTAAGGAACGCACGGGCGATCGCGAAGGGGCTGCTCAAGCTTACAGGTCAATTTTAGCGTCTAAACCCGGGGAAATTAAGGCTTTGCAGGGGTTGGTGAATTTGCTGCTGGTGCAGCAGCGGCCGGAAGCTGCGATCGGACTGCTGCAAGATACGCTGAAGGCCGCTCCGGCTGCAAATCTGGCGAAACCGGAAAGTGTGGATGTAACTTCAGTGCAGTTGATTTTGGGGCAGGTTTATGCTGTGCAGAAGCGCTACGAGGAGGCGATCGCAATTTACGACGAATCTGCTAAGGCTAATCCAAAAGATTTTCGCCCGACTTTAGGAAAGGCGATCGTGCTGAAGGAACAGGGCAAAACAGATGAGGCAAAAACGCTGTTCGATCGAGCTACTCAGTTAGCTCCTCCTAACTATAAAGACCAAATTAATCAGTTAGCTAGTGGCACTCCTTCGCCTTCTCCTGCGGCTGCAAAGACTCCAGAACCGGCTGCTTCTCCTAGTCCAGAAGGTGCGCTACCGAAACCTTAA
- a CDS encoding Uma2 family endonuclease codes for MTQAILKPVTFDEFIDWYPENSVNRYELHNGAIVEMPKATGEHSEVAGFLVAELNFEIRRLGLPYFVPKECVVKADNQLSGYEPDAIVLDRQGTDSEPRWKKESIITMGSSVRLIVEVVTTNWRDDYGYKLVDYEALGISEYWIADYLGLGGRRYIGNPKQPTFSVYQLVDGEYQVCQFRGSDRVVSPTFGQLNLTVKQIFSAGRYPV; via the coding sequence ATGACTCAAGCGATATTAAAACCCGTCACCTTCGATGAATTTATTGACTGGTATCCTGAAAATTCGGTAAACCGTTACGAACTCCACAATGGAGCTATTGTTGAGATGCCTAAAGCAACCGGAGAACATTCAGAAGTAGCGGGCTTCCTTGTCGCTGAACTCAACTTTGAAATCAGACGACTAGGACTTCCTTACTTCGTTCCCAAAGAATGCGTTGTCAAAGCTGATAATCAGCTATCTGGTTACGAACCGGATGCGATCGTTTTGGACAGGCAAGGGACGGACAGCGAACCGAGATGGAAAAAGGAATCTATCATTACAATGGGTAGTTCTGTCCGGCTAATTGTCGAAGTTGTCACTACCAATTGGCGGGATGATTACGGGTACAAATTGGTTGATTATGAAGCTTTGGGCATTTCTGAATACTGGATTGCCGACTATTTGGGACTTGGCGGGCGACGCTATATTGGCAATCCTAAACAACCTACTTTTTCTGTTTACCAATTGGTTGACGGTGAGTATCAAGTCTGTCAGTTTCGGGGCAGTGATAGGGTTGTGTCACCCACATTTGGGCAGTTGAATTTGACGGTTAAACAGATTTTTAGCGCTGGCAGATATCCGGTGTAA
- a CDS encoding homocysteine biosynthesis protein, translating into MRSIDEINDKISQGKATVWTIEELKTRVQETSITQAAQEVDVITTGTFEPMESSGAIINLGHTDPPIKIRQCWLDGVLAYSGFGAVDLYLGATQVAEDGEESRERGGGHVIEDLIAGKPVQLRALGQVTDCYPRASFETTITRDTINQFYLFNPRNAYQNFIVGVNGGDRPLFTYLGPLQPNLGNAVYSNLGAMSPLLNDPDLEIIGIGTRIFLGGAQGYITWEGTQHFPLQKRQPNRTPIGPAATLALIGDAKQMNSKWVRGCYFKNYGPSLMLGVGIPFPVLNETVVAHCAVSDKKIVAPVVDFSIPRRVRPTFGLVSYAQLKTGRILIEGKPVRAAPLASMFLSRQVALELKQQIEAGQFTLTAPVAPLPTDRVFLPQDLWGAQVRLE; encoded by the coding sequence ATGCGATCGATCGACGAAATCAACGATAAAATCAGCCAGGGCAAAGCCACAGTCTGGACAATCGAAGAACTCAAAACTAGAGTTCAAGAAACCAGCATTACCCAAGCAGCCCAAGAAGTCGATGTGATTACCACCGGCACCTTCGAGCCCATGGAATCCTCCGGTGCAATCATCAACCTCGGCCATACCGACCCGCCGATAAAAATCCGCCAGTGCTGGCTAGACGGCGTTTTAGCCTACTCCGGCTTCGGGGCTGTAGACCTGTACCTGGGAGCCACCCAAGTAGCCGAAGACGGCGAAGAATCCCGCGAACGGGGAGGCGGACACGTCATCGAAGACTTAATAGCCGGCAAACCCGTGCAGTTGCGCGCCTTGGGACAAGTAACAGACTGCTACCCCCGCGCCTCCTTTGAAACCACGATTACCCGCGATACAATCAACCAGTTTTATTTATTCAATCCCCGCAACGCATATCAAAACTTTATTGTTGGCGTCAACGGGGGCGATCGCCCGCTGTTCACCTACCTCGGCCCCCTGCAACCAAACCTCGGCAACGCCGTCTACTCGAACCTTGGAGCCATGTCTCCCCTGCTCAACGACCCCGACCTCGAAATCATCGGCATCGGCACCCGCATCTTCCTAGGAGGCGCTCAGGGCTACATCACCTGGGAAGGAACCCAGCACTTTCCGCTGCAAAAACGCCAGCCCAACCGCACCCCCATCGGCCCCGCTGCCACCCTCGCACTCATCGGCGACGCCAAACAGATGAACTCGAAATGGGTGCGAGGCTGCTACTTCAAAAACTACGGCCCATCCCTGATGCTGGGAGTCGGCATCCCCTTTCCCGTCTTAAACGAAACAGTCGTCGCCCACTGTGCAGTATCAGACAAAAAAATAGTAGCGCCGGTGGTAGATTTCTCTATCCCCCGGCGCGTTCGTCCCACATTCGGTTTAGTCAGCTATGCTCAATTAAAGACTGGCCGCATCCTGATAGAGGGCAAACCTGTGCGGGCCGCCCCCCTGGCGAGTATGTTTCTCTCCCGGCAAGTCGCATTGGAATTGAAGCAGCAAATTGAAGCGGGTCAATTTACCCTCACGGCCCCAGTTGCTCCCCTACCCACCGACAGAGTATTTCTCCCCCAAGATTTGTGGGGCGCCCAAGTCCGGCTCGAATAA